The nucleotide window CCGACGGCACGGTGATCGGGGTGACCGCGCTCTTCAACGACGTCACCGACCAGTACCGCACGCGCCGCCGGCTGGCCCTGCTGCACCAGGTCACGGCCGCCGCCGGGCACTCGCTCTCGGTCGCCGACAGCGCCCGGCACATGGCCGACGCGCTGGCGGTCGGCTTCGCCGACGTGGCCGCGGTGGAGATCGCCCCCGCCGTCTCCACCGGTGAGGAGCCGGTGCCGCAGGCGGACGGGCGGCTGCTGCTGCGCCGGCTCGCGGTGGCCGGCGACCCGCCGGAGGCGCGGACCGGGCCGGGGGGCATGGAGCTGGGCGACACCGTGCTGGTGGACGGGGAGGGCGCCGCCGAGCCGCCCGACCCCGCGCACGACTGGGAGATCACCGTGCCGCTGGTCGCCCGCGGGGTGCTGCTCGGGCGGATCACCGTGCGGCGGGAGCGCTGGAAGGACCCGTTCGAGGAGGAGGACCGGGTGCTGATGCGCGAGCTGGCCGTGCGGGTCGCGCTGGCGCTGGACAACGCCCGCCGCTACACCCGCGAGCACCGGGCCGCGATCGGCCTGCAGCGCAGCCTGCTGCCGCCGGCCGTGCACTCGGTGGCGGCGGTCTCCACGGCCAGCGTCTACCTGCCCACCGACACCGTCGGCGGGGTCGGCGGCGACTGGTTCGACGTCATCCCGCTCTCCTCGGCCCGGGTCGCGCTGGTGGTCGGTGACGTCACCGGCCACGGGCTGCACGCCTCCGCCACCATGGGCCGGCTGCGCACCGCCGTGCGGACGCTGGCCGACCTGGAGCTGGAACCGGACGAACTGCTGGTGCACCTGGACGACCTGGTGGCCCAACTGCTGGTGGAGGCCGAGCTGGTGGCCGACGTGGACGCCGGCCTGGAGGGGGTCGGGGGAGCGGAGCCGCCGGAGCCGATCGGCCCCGCCCGGCCCGGCCGGCCGGAACCCGGCTCCTTCGGCGGGACCTGCCTGTACGCGGTCTACGACCCGGTGTCGCGGATCTGCACGGTGGCCAGCGCCGGTCACCCGCCGCCGGCCGTCGCCTACCCGGACGGCAGCGTGGCGGTGCTCCCGGTGGCTCCCGGGCCACCGCTCGGGGTGGGCGGCCTGCCGTTCGAGTCCACCCCGGTCGAGCTGCCCGAGGGCAGCGTCCTCGCGCTCTACACCGACGGGTTGATCGAGCGCGGCGACGGGGACATCGACGCGGGCACCGCCGAACTGCTGCGCCGGCTGGCCGCCGTGCGGAGCCTGGACGTGCCGCTGCGGGAGGCGGGCCAGCGGCTGGTGGCCGGCCTGCCGCCGACCCGGCTGCACGACGACGTGACGCTGCTGCTCGCCCGCACCAAGGCGGTGCCGCCGGCCGACACCGCGGTCTGGTCGGTGGACCCCGATCCGGCCGCGGTGGCCAAGGTCCGCGAGGACGCGACGGCCACCCTGGAGGAGTGGGGACTGACCGAACTGGCCTTCACCACCGAGCTGGTGCTGAGCGAGCTGGTCACCAACGCGATCCGGTACGCCGGCGGCCCGGTGCTGGTGCGGCTGATCCGGGCCGACACGCTCACCTGCGAGGTCTCCGACGGCAGCAGCACCCAGCCGCGGATGCGCCGGGCCCGGCTGACCGACGAGGGCGGGCGCGGGCTCTACCTGGTGGCGCAGCTGACGAGCCGTTGGGGGAGCCGGTACACGGCGTCCGGGAAGACCATCTGGACCGAGCAGGAGCTCCCGGAGTGACACGAAGGGCATCCGGCTGCCGGACATGAGCAGTCCCCGGCACGGTCCACCTGCGACACGGCGCGTCCTTGCCGTCGCTCAGGGCGGCGCTGTCGGGTGGTCCTGCCGGGGGCCTGGCCAGGCCTCCTGGACACGGGAGTCGCTCGGACGGCCGGCGGACGTCTCCGGGGGCGGTGCGGCTCTCTCCGGTTGTCTGGTGTACGCACAAGTGTAGTCCTGTCAGGGCCCGTTCGTACCCCGGCGGGGAGCGCAAACGCCGGTCACCCGCGCGGGAAGCTCCAGCGGGTCGGCGAGCCGGTGAAGTCGGCGTCGTCGAGCGCGAACACCGAGCGCGGGACGACCCGCAGGGTGGCGTTCACCGCCGGGTCGAGGAACTCCGGGGCGTAGGCGGTCGCGTACTTCTCGTTGAGCGCGGCCAGGAAGAGCGCGATCGGCCCGGGGTCGGTCACCACCGCCGCGTCCCCGTCCAGCACCACCGGCTGGTGCGCGTCGTCCGTGGTCACCGTGCAGGCGGGCCGCCCGGTCAGGTTGCGGTACTTGCGCGAGCGCACGCTGCTGCTGAACCAGAGCGAGCGCCGCAGCCAGACGCCCCAGACCGGCATCGCGTGCGGCCGGCCGTCGGGGCGCACCGAGCTGACCCAGTACTCGTGCGAGTCGGCCAGGCGCCGCTCGGCCCAGAACCACGGCAGCAGCCCCCGGCCCTGGTCGGCGGGCAGCACCCCGTAGCCCGGCATGTGCGGGCGGGCGGCCGGGGGATCCTGCGCCGGGGGATCCTGCTCCGACACTGCGTCAACTCCCTGCGGCCGGGACGGTGGGCGCGCACCACCCTGGCACGGCCGGGCCGCCCGGGGCGGGCGGCGCGCGCGGTGCTGGGCCGCCCGGGTGAGGTGGGGGCGAAGCGCCGCGTTCCGGTCCGGCTCCTTTCCGGCCCGGGATCGTTAGATTGGAGAACAGAGAGCGATGACCGCTGGCGCCGACGGTCCGAGAGCGGGTGAGCCTGATGGGTGTACCGGACGGTGCGGACCAGAGCCCGGTCGGCGCGGTCGGGCGGATCACCGTATCGATCCCCGCGGACGGGCCCGGCGAGGTGCTGGTTCCGGTGCGCGGCGGCAGCGAGGCGTTCGCCGCCTGGGCCGACCGTCCGATCCCGCGGCACACCATGGTGATGGTGGTCGAGCACACCTCGGCCCGTTCGGTCGTCGTCGTTCCGTTCCCCGGCAGCTGAGGAGACCGGCCATGTTGTTCTGGTACGTGCCCGCACCCAACGAGGCCCTGCTGATCTCCGGATCGAAACGGCAGGGCCAGGACACCCAGTTCCGGATCGTCACCGGACACGGCAGCTTCGTGATGCCGGTCAAGCAGAAGGCCCGGATGCTCTCGCTGGCGCTGCGGGAGGCGGAGATCTCCGAGGACTGCGTGACCCAGCAGGGCATCCGGCTGACCGTGCGGGCGGTCACCGTCTTCAAGGTCGGCGACGACCCGGTCTCGATCGCCAACGCGGCCCGCCGCTTCCTCGCCGAGCAGCAGCGGATGGAGGAGCTGGTCGGGCGGATCTTCGCGGGCCACCTGCGGTCCATCGTCGGCGGCCTGACGGTGGAGCAGATCATCCGGGAGCGCGACCGGGTGGCCCAGGAGGTCAAGGCCGGCAGCCACTCCGAGATGGAGAAGCTCGGCATCGTGGTGGACGCGCTGCAGATCCAGGAGATCGAGGACGCCACCGGCTACATCACCAACCTGGCCGCCCCGCACGCCGCCGCGGTGGCCAGTCAGGCCCGGATCGCCCAGGCCCGGGCCGACCAGGAGGCCACCGAGCGCGAGCAGGAGGCCGCGGCGCTGAAGGCCCAGTACGAGCGGGACACCGCGATCAAGCGGGCCGGCTTCGTGGCCGAGACCGAGCGGGCCAACGCCGCCGCGGCGCAGGCCGGTCCGCTGGCCGAGGCCCGGGCCACCCAGGAGGTCATCGAGGAGCAGACCCAGCTGGCCCGCCGGCAGGCCGACCTGGCCGCCCAGCGGCTGGAGGCCGAGGTGCGCCGCCCGGCCGACGCGGAGGCCTACCGCAAGCGCACGCTGTCCGAGGCGCAGCGCGACCAGGCCAAGTTCGAGGCCGAGGGCGAGGCGTACCGGCGCACCACGCTGGCCACCGCGGAGGCGGAGGCGGTCCGGGTGCAGGCCGACGGCGCCGCCTACGCGGAGCGCACCACGGCCGAGGCGCAGGCCGCCGCCAACACCCTGCGGGCCGACTCGCTGCGCGGGGGCGCCCAGGAGCTGATCGCCGCGAACCGGGTGGTGGAGAACCTGCCCACCCTGGTGGACGCGGCGGCCCGCGGCCTGGCCGGTGCCAACCTCACCGTGCTGAACGGCAGCGAGGGGCTCTCCCAGGTGACCTCCGGCATCGTCGGCCAGGGCCTGGCGATCCTGGACGCGCTGCGCCAGGGCACGGCCCGGATGCCGCAGCCGCAGCCGCAGCCGCAGCCGCCGGCGGCGCCGGGTCAGGCGGGTCAGGCGAGCCAGGACTGAGCGGTCAGACCCAGGCGGCCTTGACCACCACGTGGTCGGCGGCCGCCGCCACGCCGTAGAACTCCGCCAGGTCCGCGTGCAGTTGCCGGAAGATCCGCCGCACGTCGGCCTCCGCCCAGCGGGGGCCGTAGCGGGCGTGCGCCGCCGCGCCGCCGGTCGCCCAGAGCTGCTCGAAGGAGACCGCGGCGAGGAACTCGGCCGCGGTACGCACCGCGTCGGCTGTGAGCAGGACCAGCGGGACCTCGGCCTCGGCGGGGTCGCCGACCGGCTGCCCGCCGTTGATCGCCAGGCTCGCGGCGCCGGCCGGGAAGCCCGTGGCCCCGTCGTAGAGCTCCTGCAGGCAGATGAAGTCCGAGTCCATCGAGTGACCGTGCGGGGTGGGCCCGTCCTCCCGCCAGATCCGGAGCATGTACTCGGTGAGCCACGCCTCGTCGGACCGGAGCTCGGCGGCCGGGGCTGACTGGAACTGCAGGTGCATGGACATGGTGCGCAGGCTATCCACCGCCGCCGACAGTCCGTCAGGCGTACTCGCGCAGCGCCTCTTCGACGATCGCGTCCAGCCGGGCGTGGTGGGCGCCGCGCCAGTAGACCTGGTCGCAGTCGCCGCACTGGGCGAAGGCGTCGTAGGAGCGCTCGGTGCCGTCCTCCAGCCGTTCCTGGACCGCCGACTTGGTGGCCGGCCGGAGCATCCCGTTGCACGCGGTGCACCTGGTCCACGGCGCCAGGGCGGGCGCGAACCGGGAGAGCACGTCGCGCAGTTGCTCGTCGGGCCGGTGGCTGTAGACGTAGCCGCCGGCCCACAGCTCGCGGCGGCGCAGCAGGCCGCGGTCGCGGGAGAGCATCACCCGCTGCTCGGCGGCGGAGCGGGCGGCGAGCGCGGCGTCGCCGATGTCGAGGTTCTCGTAGGCGGTGTCCACGCCGAGCAGCCGCAGCCGGCGGGCCAGCGTGCCCAGGTGCACGTCGAGCAGGAAGCGGGCCGGGCCCGGCAGTTGCTGCGGGCGCTGGAAGGCGCGCACCTCGATCTCCTGGCCGGCTGCCGGGACGTGGCCGGGGCGGACCGCCGCGCCGTCCACCAGCAGCTCGCCGACCTCGGTCAGCGGCACGCCGAGCGACTCCACGACGTGGCCGAGCGAGGAGACGCCGTCCACCTGGACCGCCGAGGCCTCGCCGCGCTGGCGGGCCGGGACGAACACGTGCAGCTCGGCCGCGAAGCCGATGGTGATCTCGGGTTTCTCCACCCGGCCAGCATGCCAGCGCCGTGGTGCGCGGGGGAAACGGTTTGCGGTGCGGCCGGTGGCGCGGGGGTGTCCGGTGGGCGGCGCGGCGGAGTGCCTGACGGGCCGTCGGCGGGAGTGCGGCTAGCCTCGGGCGCATGCGCATCGTCATCGCGGGTGGACACGGTCAGATCGCGCGCCGGCTGGAGCGGCTGCTGAGCGCGCGGGGGGACGAGGTCGCGGGGTTGATCCGGCGGCCCGAGCAGGGCGGCGACCTGGAGGCCTGCGGCGCCGAGCCGCTGGTCTGCGACCTGGAGTCGGCGGGGGTGGCGGAGGTGGCCCGGCACCTGGCGGGCGCGCACGCGGCGGTCTTCGCGGCCGGCGCCGGCGGCGGCAGCGGTGCGGACCGCAAGGACACGGTGGACCGGGGCGCCTGCGCGCTGTTCGCCGACGCGGCCGAGGCGGCCGGGGTGCGGCGGTTCCTGGTGGTCTCCTCGATGGGCGCGGACGCCGGGGCGAGCGGCGGCGCCGACCCGGTCTTCGCCGCCTACCTGCGGGCCAAGGGCGCGGCCGACGACGACGTGCGCTCCCGGTCCGGCCTGGACTGGACGGTCCTGCGCCCGGGCGCGCTGACCGACGCGCCCGGCACCGGGCTGGTGAACCTGGCCGCGTCCACCGGGCGGGGCTCGGTCTCCCGGGACGACGTGGCGGCGGTGCTGGCCGCCCTGCTGGACGAGCCGGGCACGGCGGGCCGGACCCTGGAGCTGATCGGCGGCGAGGTGCCGGTGCGGGAGGCGGTGCGGGGGGTCTGAGGCCTGCCGGGCGGGGGGTGGCTGACGCTACGATTCCCGCATGCGTTTAGCCGGGTTCCTCCGCCTGTTCGTCCTCCTGTACAGAGCGGGCGTTCCGCTGTGGCTCGCAGTGGTCTTGTTCCTGGCGGTCGTCCTGATCGGGATCGCCATCAAGGCGCGTCGTTCCTGAAGCAGGATCAGGGACCGTGCCGTCAACGGCACAGCCCCTGCTGATGGTCGGTCAGCCTGCCGGGGTCAGGATCAGCAGTGCCAGCTCCCGCCCGGCGGCGGCCGGATCGCTGGCCGGGCGGGTGGCGCCGGCGGCCATGATGCCGTCGATGATCAGCAGCAACTGGTCCGCGGCGGCGGCCGGTCGGGGGTGGCCGAGCCGGGCCAGCTCGGCCTCGAAGAGGGCGGTCACCTCCGCCCGGTACGCCCGGGTGACGGCGTGCCCGGGGTGGTCGGGGTCGGTCAGCGCCAGGTCCGCGGCCAGGTAGCGGCAGCCCCGGAAGTCGGCCTGGCCGACGACGGACGCAAGGGTGTCGAACACCGCGAGCAGGCGGGCGGTCGGATCCTCGCCGGCCGCCGCCATGGTCGCCCGGTAGGCGGCCGCGTCCTCGGCGGCGCTGCGGCGCAGCACCTCGGCGACCAGGCCGTCCTTGCCGCCGAAGTGCTCGTAAAGCGAGCGCCGCGCCACGTTGGCCGTCTTGAGCAGGGTGTCCACCCCGACGCCGACGCCCTGGCGGTACGTCAACTCCTGTGCGGCGTCGAGCAGGCGGTCGCGCGGGCCGGGCGTGGTGCGGGCGGTCATGGGACCAGCCTGCCAGCTCTTGTCGAGTAGATCAACCGGTCTATATAGTCGCGGCCAGAAGTAGACCGACTGATCTATCTATTTAGCGATCCATCTACTGGGGGGACCCCTCATGTCGGAAGTGCGCGGCACAGCGGCCGTGATCGAACAGTTCAACCACGCCTTCGTCCACCACCTCCCCGACGAGCTCGACGAACTGGTCGGCGAGGAGTGCGTGCTGGAGGGTATCCAGCCGGCGCCGGACGGCGACCGCCACGAGGGGCGGCAGGCGTGCCTGGCGTTCTGGCGGTCGCTGGCCGCCGACCGCGGCACCAGGTTCGCGCCGGAGGAGGTCGTGGTCGCGGGTGAGCACGCGACGATCCGCTGGCGCTACCACTTCGGCGACGGCCCGGCCGACTCGGTCCGGGGCGTCAACCTGATGCGGGTGCGGGACGGCCGGATCGTCGAGGCGTTCGGCTACGGCAAGACGGCCGGCGAGGTACCGCTCGCCACCCCGGACGCGGCCGTGGACGCCGGTTGGGACGGCCGCAGCTACCACGTGGACAGCGGCGCCGGGATCGACGGGCTGACGCTGCGCCGGCACCGGGTCGCGGCGCCGGGGCCCGGCCAGGTCCTGGTGGCCGTCCGGGCGGCGGCGCTGAGCTACCGCGACCTGATGGTGCTGCGCGGCGACTACGTGCTGCCGGTGAAGCCCGACGTGGTGCCGGTGGCGGACGGCGCGGGCGAGGTGGTCGCCGTCGGTGCGGGCGTCCGGTTGGTGCGGATCGGGGACCGGGTCGCGGCCACCGTCTTCCCGCACTGGCAGGACGGCCCGTTCGAGGTCGGGCAACTGGCGCAGCTCGGCGGCTCGTTGGACGGCATGCTGACCGAACTGGCGCTGCTGGACGAGCGCGCGCTGGTGCCGGTGCCCGCGCACCTGTCCTTCGCGGAGGCGGCCACGCTGCCCTGCGCGGCGGTCGCCGCCTGGAACGCGCTGACCGGCGACGGCGGTGCGGGGCTGCGGCCCGGGGAGACCGTGGTGACGCTCGGCACGGGCGGCGTCTCGCTGTTCGCGCTGCAACTCGCCAAGGCGCTCGGGGCGCGGGTGATCGCGACCACCAGCGGGCCGGAGAAGGCGCGCCGCCTGGTCGAGTTGGGCGCGGACGAGGTGGTCGACTACCGGGCGGACCCCGACTGGCCGTCCGTCGTGCGGGAGCTGACCGGCGGCCGGGGCGCCGATCGGGTGGTCGACGTGGTGGGTGACCTGGCGCAGTCGCTCGCCGCCGTGAAGGCCTGCGGGCAGGTCGCCTTCGTGGGGCTGCTCTCCGGGCGGACCCCGGCGCTGGATCCGGGGCGGCTGTTCGCCTCAGGGGCCACCGTCCGGGCCCTGGCGGTCGGCAGCCGGGCGCAGTTCGCGGCGATGAACCGGGTGATCGAGGAGCACCGGATCCGCCCGGTGGTCGACCGGGTGGTGCCGTTCGACCGGGCGCCGGAGGCCTTCCGCCACTACGCCTCGGGGGCGGCGTTCGGCAAGGTGGTGATCGAGACCGCGCAGCCGGTCCGTCGGGTCTGAGCAGCCGTCAGGGGCCCCGCCGAGCGGCGGGGCCCCTGGATGACGTGGTGTCAGGACGGGAAGTCGGGGTTCAGCTGGGTCAGCCGGACGTGGTTGCCGGACGGGTCGCGGAAGCCGCAGTCCCGGCCGTACAGGCGGTCCTCCGGCTTGTCCACGAACTCGACGCCCTGGGCGACCAGTCGGGCGTAGTCGCCGTCGACGTCCTCGGTGGTCAGGAAGACGCTGCCGGCGAAGCCCTTGCCGACCACGTCGAGCACCTGCTCCTGGGTCTTGTCGTCCATGATCGGCTGGCCGGGCAGCGCCATCAGGCAGATCGAGACGTCCGGCTGGCTCACCGGGCCGACCGCGAGCCAGCGGAAGTTGCCCATCTCCGGCACGGTGACGTCGGAAGTGACCTGGAAGCCGACCTTCTTGGTCCAGAACTCCAGCGCCGCGTCCTGGTCGTGCACCCACAGCTGCACCGTGGCGATCTTCATGCTCATGGCTCTGTTCTCCCACTAGTTCTGGTAACTCCTGCGGCGGTCGTTCGCCCGCCCGCAGGACGTACCGTCAATCTATTGCGGGCCCGTCGGCGCCGTCTTCTCGAAACGTGCGGTGTTGCGGGCGGCCGTAGGCGCGCAGCACGCAGCCGGGCACCATCGCGTGCGCGGCGGCCGGCGGGAAGGCGGACCGGTAGGCGGCGGGGGAGCGGCCGTACATCCTGGTGAAGCTGGTGGTGAAGGAGCCGAGGCTGTTCAGGCCGACGTCGAGGCAGATCTGGGCGACCGGCCGGTCGGTGAACCGCAGCAGGTGCGCGGCCCGCTCCAGCCGCCGGGTCAGCAGGTACACGTGCGGGGACTCGCCGAACGCCTGCCGGAACGCCCGGCTGAAGTGGGCCCGGGAGAGCCCGGCCGCCGCCGCCAGGTCGCCCACCCCGAGGGGCTCGGCGTACCTGGCGTCGGCGAGGTCCTTGGCACGGAGGAGGTGGCGGGCGGGTGGAAGGTCGGACATACCGCCCAGGCTAGGCCGGGGCACCGACAGCCGGCGGTGGCTGCTCGATCCAGGACGAAGGTGCCCCCTGCGGCCGTCGCCAGGTCCGCTCCGGTGACCAGGGTGCGCGGCGCCCGTGCCCGCTGCGGGGGTGGTGGGCTGAGTGCGGGCCGAGCGGGTAGACCCGGGGCGAGGGAAGTGAGGTGGCCCCCATGGTCTCCGCGTGGATCACGCTGCTGGCGGTGCTGGCACTGCCTGTGCTGTATGCCGTGGTGGCAATCATCGTGGCGCTCAACCCCTCGAAGCCGGCGCGCAGTTACCCGGCGCCGCGTCCGGCGCCCCCGCCGAGCCCGGCGCCGGCGCCGGCTCCCAGCCCCACGGGCGAGCCCGCCTCGCACCGCGAGTCCGACGCCTGGCTCGCGGCGTACCGACGTGCGCATCCCGATGCCACCCCTGCGATGGAGGCGGCCGCCGCGCACGAGTTCTACGAGGACAGGACGAAGTACCGCGGAATGTCACCGGGCATGAAGTCCGCGCTCAAGGCCATCGAGGAGCAGCAGCGCGGGACCGGCTGGGACGGCGACTGGGCCCGGTGAGGGAGCCACTGCGCTGACCGGGCGTCGACCCCGCCTCGACTGCGAGGCGGGGTCGACGCGTGTCAGGCCGGGCTGCCGACCGCCTCGGGTGCTGCGCCCTGCTCGGGCACGGCGGCGGTGTGGTCGCCGACCGCCGACTCGTCGAAGGGCAGGTCGCCGGCGAGGACCAGCCGGGCGCGGTCGTGGTCCAGCTCGCGGGTCCAGTGGCCGATCAGCACGGTGGCCACCGCGTTGCCCGCGAAGTTGGTGAGGGCGCGGGCCTCGGACATGAAGCGGTCGATGCCGACGATCAGGCCGACCCCGTCCACCAGCTCGGGGCGGTGCGACTGGAGGCCGCCGGCCAGGGTGGCCAGGCCCGCGCCGGTGACGCCGGCCGCGCCCTTGCTGGCGATCACCATGAAGACGAGCAGGGAGATCTGCTGGCCGAGCGCCATCGGCTTGTCCATCGCCTGCGAGATGAAGATCGAGGACATGGTCAGGTAGATCGCGGTGCCGTCGAGGTTGAAGCTGTAGCCGGTCGGCACGGTGATGCCGACGACCGGGCGGCTCACCCCGAGGTGCTCCATCTTGGCGATCAGCCGGGGCAGCGCGCTCTCGGAGGAGGAGGTGGAGAGGATCAGCAGGAACTCCCGGCCGAGGTAGCGCAGCAGGGCCAGCACGTTCACCCCGGCGACCAGCCGGAGCAGCAGGCCGAGCACCACGACCACGAAGATCGCGCAGGTCAGGTAGAAGCCGATCATGATCACGGCGAGGCTCTTCAGCGCGTCCACGCCGGTGGCGCCGACCAGGGCGGCCATCGCGCCGAAGGCGCCGACCGGGGCGACCCACATGATCATCGACATGATCTTGAACACCAGCTTCTGCAGGTGCTCGATGCCGCGCAGCACGGGTGCGCCGGCCGGGCCGAGGGCCTGCAGGGCGAAGCCGGTGAGCAGGGCGACCAGCAGGGTCTGCAGCACCTGGCCCTCGGTGAAGGCCGAGAGCAGCGTGGTCGGGATGATCCCGAGCAGGAAGTCCGTGGTGTGGGTGGCGCCCTGGGCCGCCTGGGCGTGGCCGGCCTTGGCCAGCGCGGTGGTCAGGTGCAGGCCGGAGCCGGGCTCCAGCAGGTTGCCGACCACCAGGCCGATGGCCAGCGCCACCGTGGACATGGCGAGGAAGTAGACGAGAGCCAGCCCGCCGACCCGGCCGACCTTGGCGGCCTTGCTGACCGAGCCGACGCCCAGCACGATCGTGCAGAAGATCACCGGACTGATCATCATCTTGATCAGGTTCACAAAGCCGGTGCCGATCGGCTTCAACTGCACCGCGAAGCCGGGCGCGGCCAGACCGAGCAGGATCCCGGCCAGCACGGCGCCGAGCACCGCGAGGTAGAGGTACTGGGTGCGGTCGCGGCCGGCTCTGCGCGCGGCAGCGGAGGGGGAGTCGGTCATCGGGAGGCTCCTTCGCCTGGGTGGGGGCGGTCTAGATGCTCCAGGCGGATGTGGTGCCGGTCACGTTTGCGGTCATTGAGTTCACGCGCGGTGCGGCAGACTGTCCGACATGCCCACCACACGCCTCCCCGCCCCGCGCCGGCTGCTCCGCAGCCTGGCCGGCCAGCTCTTCGCGGTGCAGGTGGTGATCGTCGCCGTGGTGGTGGCGGGCGGCGCGGTGCTGGCCTACGTGTTCACCGCCGACCAGGCCCGGGACACCGCCGCGCGCCAGGTCACCGCCGTGGCCCGGGCGGTGGCCGACACCCCGAGCGTGCGGGCGGCCGTGACCGGGCCGGACCCGACGGCCGTGCTGGAGCCGTACGCCGAGCGGGTCCGGGTGGACACCGCGGTGGACTTCGTGACCGTGATGGACACCCACGGCATCCGCTGGGCGCACCGCGACCCGGCGCAGATCGGCAAGCCGTTCCTCGGCGACACCGGCCCGGCGCTGCGCGGGCGGACGTTCACCGAGACCTACACCGGCACCCTCGGCCCCTCGGTGCGCGCCGTCACCCCCGTCCTGGACGACCAGGGCCGGGTCACCGCCCTGGTCAGCGTCGGGATCACGGTGCACTCGATCAGCGACCGGCTGCACGGACCGCTGCTCGCCCTGGTCGGGGTGGCCGGCGGCGCGCTGCTGGTCGGCGGGATCGGCACCTACCTGGCCAACGCCCGGCTGCGCCGGCACACCCACGGCATGGGCGCGGCCGAGCTCAGCCACCTCTACGAGTACCACCAGGCCACCCTGCACTCGGTGCGCGAGGGCCTGATCCTG belongs to Kitasatospora viridis and includes:
- a CDS encoding cation:dicarboxylate symporter family transporter produces the protein MTDSPSAAARRAGRDRTQYLYLAVLGAVLAGILLGLAAPGFAVQLKPIGTGFVNLIKMMISPVIFCTIVLGVGSVSKAAKVGRVGGLALVYFLAMSTVALAIGLVVGNLLEPGSGLHLTTALAKAGHAQAAQGATHTTDFLLGIIPTTLLSAFTEGQVLQTLLVALLTGFALQALGPAGAPVLRGIEHLQKLVFKIMSMIMWVAPVGAFGAMAALVGATGVDALKSLAVIMIGFYLTCAIFVVVVLGLLLRLVAGVNVLALLRYLGREFLLILSTSSSESALPRLIAKMEHLGVSRPVVGITVPTGYSFNLDGTAIYLTMSSIFISQAMDKPMALGQQISLLVFMVIASKGAAGVTGAGLATLAGGLQSHRPELVDGVGLIVGIDRFMSEARALTNFAGNAVATVLIGHWTRELDHDRARLVLAGDLPFDESAVGDHTAAVPEQGAAPEAVGSPA